AAACCTCTTTGGCAAGGGTTTCTTCATTTTTACTGCAAACCGCCAGCATGATGCCCCGCTCTTTAAGCTGTTTGATCCATTTCTGAAGTTCTGTGAAAGCTTTTCCCGGGCCAGCCGGACCAATGGTAATTCCTTCTATCCCATCATCTCCGACTGTGCCTCCCCAAAGCGTATTGTCGAGATCCATGATCAGGCATTTCCGGATATGGCCCATCATTACCTGGATCATCGAAACACATTCAACCGCGATTTTCGCTTCTGTGTCCAGTGTATAGGGGATATCAGCTGCGAGGTATAAACCCCGGTCTTCAAATTTCTCTATACCCAGGAGACCCGAAAGCGCAGCGACATCGACCACATGCAGGTTGCTTTCGGCTTCTGCCAGATCCATGAATCCTACATTGATACGTCGGATTTGGTTGGAGAATGAAGCCCGGGTTTTGTTGGAAAAATTGCCAAATACCCCATCAGGTTTGTCTTCCAGATTGGTAATGAATATACGGCTGGTTGTTTGGCTCAGAATGGTTGCGGAAAGATGGGCAAAAGTATCGAGAATACGGGAAGAGAATAACCGCTTTTCATCTCCTGATAAATCATAAAACTGGTTGTGCAGTTTGCTCAAAGAATTTACAATCAGGACTACCTGCGGGGCAAATTTATACAAACCCGACGCCGGATTGATGATCTCCATTTCTACCTGATCGTAACCAGCTTCATATAACTCCACACGTATCCCGCTGATGAGTCCCGCTTCTTTGATAAATTTGGACAAAAACTGCGTGGATCGGTAGCCAAGAATAGCCAGCCGGCAGGATATTTTGCAGGTTTCCGGATCTACGGCACCCGCATGTTTGCTCAGTGACCGGGCGGTAAAGGTCTCATTCATCTGCCTTCAGCGATTGGGGTGTGTTTCTGCTTTTTCCTTCTGCCAATTCGATAAGGTTGCAGTTGGTATTTTTCATATTTAAAAATACGAAAGCAATCAATCGGTTTTCAAATCCACTTACAGGCTCCACAATTACTTTTGCCCCTTTGTTTTTCATCTCTTCAACGGCAGCATAAATGTCTGGCACTTCAAAACAAATATGGTGAATTCCTCCTCCTGAACCTGCATAGGCAGATACCGGCGAATCACCGCCAATTGGTTCGATCAGTTCTATAAAACCATTCTCCATATTCAAAAAACAGACATTCACCTTTTGACTTCCGATAAGTGTGGGAATGCTGGTCTCTGTGAAAGGAATAAAATGTTTGAGATCCTTTAGGGAATTTTGAATATTGGGTACTACTAAGCCGATGTGATGAAACCGCATGATGCTGAAAATCAATGACAGACAATTTAACCCAAATTTCCCACATTCGCCTCGCGAGTCAGCAGATTCCTTCAACTACTCTGAAAACAATTCCGGAAATGATCTCGTGGATGGGAGCTATGCAGGCGCAGGATTATCCGATGGCAAAATGGGCAATGGGAATCCGGCTGCCCGGTACAACAGATGTAGAAATCGAATCAGCGATCAATACTGCGGCAATCATCCGCACCCATGTCATGCGCCCTACCTGGCATTTTGTATCGCCTGAAGATGTGTATTGGATGCTGGCGCTTACAGGTCCTCGTATAAAAGCTTCCATGAAGTCCAGACATATTCAACTCGAACTTACCGAAGAGATTTTGAGAAAGTGTTATCAGGTGTTGGAAAAATCTCTGGAAGGAGGAAACCATCTCACCCGCGATGAAATTGTGAAGGAATTTGAACGGGCAGGTGTGGTGGTCGATAACTCGCGCGCTGCCCATATTATGATGCGTGCTGAAATCGAAATGCTGGTTTGCAATGGGGTTGTGAAAGGGAAAAAACAAACATATGCGCTTCTGGAAGAAAGAGTACCCATGGTGAAGAAACGCCAGGAAGAAGAAGCACTGGCAAAGCTGGCAGAAAAATATTTTTTCAGCCACGGCCCGGCCACTTTGCAGGATTTTATCTGGTGGTCAGGACTGACGACTACTTCTGCCCGCAAAGCGTGGGAAATGATCCGCCCGGATCTTGAAGTTATCAAAGACAATACGGGGCAGGTTTATGGTTTTTTACCCAAATATCGCGCTGCACCAACTTCAAATTTCCGTGTATATTTACTCCCCGCCTTTGATGAATATTACGTCAGTTACAAAGATCGGAGGGCAGCGATTTCATCTGAGGATTTTGTAAAAGCCGTTTCCAATAACGGTGTGTTCAGACCTATCGTGGTGGTGAATGGCGAAATCAGAGGAATCTGGAACCGGACAGCCAAAAAGAATCATCTGGAAGTAAAAGCGCAGTTTTTTCGTCCGCCCGAACCAGAAATTCTGGCAGAAACGGAAAAATCAGCCCGAGTGTATGGCCGTTTTTGCGGATTTGACGTAACAGCCTTTGAGTACGAATAATCATTTACCCTGAATTATGGACTTTATCCTCCGCCCCTGGACTACGGAAGACCTGGGAAGTCTGCTCAGATATGCCGATAACTACAACATCGCCAAAAATCTGACCAACAAATTTCCGCACCCCTATACCGAAGAAGCGGGAAGAAATTTTATTGCCTTTGCCACCAGCAGAAACCCTGTACATATCCTCGCGATTGACATAAACGGGGAAGCTATTGGCGCAACAGGCATACATCAGCAGGAGGATATCATGTGCAGAAATGCAGAAATGGGCTATTGGCTCGCCGAACCATTCTGGGGTAAGGGAATTGTGACAGAAGTGGTAAAACAGATGGTCGGATACGGATTTGCCAATTTCGACATCGACCGCATCTACGCACGTCCCTTTGGCTCGAATATCGGTTCGCAGCGCGTGCTCGAAAAAGCAGGCTTTACCCTCGAAGCCCGGCTGGAAAAAACCCTTTATAAATGGGGAAGATACGAAGACGACCTGATTTATGCCGTGAGGAGAACTACATAAACCATTCGATCCATTATTCGTGCATTCGTGGTTTTTATTATAACAAGTTCAGAAAACCACGAATGACGCGAATGTACACGAATGAATAATTATCCTTACTTTGGCGCATTAATGCTTTAAACTTAAGCCCTATGCGTTTTGTAAGGATTTTTTTGCTGTTGATTTCCGTTTTTTCTCTTGGAAATCTGTATTCCCAGACACCAGTTACGATTCCCGTTGAAACCAATGACTATGCGCTGGTATTGCAGACAGATGATCACCAGCGGGTAAATACCGTTTATTTTGGCAAAAAACTCCATTCTGCCACCGAGTACGCAACCATTTCCAGCCTCTACCGGATGAACGACAATAACGCCGGAATTTACACCAACGCCTATACGCCTTCCGGTACCTTTAACCTGGTGGAGCCTGCACTTTCGATCGAACATGCCGACGGCAATCTCTCCACGGACCTGCATTATGTCAGCCATACAACTACCTCACAGGGCGATAATGTGAGTCTGACAACCATTCACCTGAAAGATCCGCTTTATCCTGTGGAGGTGATGCTTTTCTACAAATCATACCACAAAGAAAATGTCATCGAGCAGTGGGCAGAAATCAAAAATGGCGGAAAAAAAACCATCACACTCGAAAAATACGCATCAGCTAACCTCTATTTTACTTCCCAAAACTACTACCTCCGGCACTACCATGGCAACTGGGCGCGGGAAATGAAACCCGAAGAAACGCTGTTGACAGCCGGAATTAAAACCCTCGACTCCAAACTCGGCAGCCGCGCCAATCTGTACCAGCCGCCTACATTTTCGGTTTCATTTGATCGCCCGGCTACAGAGGAAGACGGAAAAGTAATGCTCGGCACATTGGCATGGTCAGGCAATTTTAAAATGGATTTTGAAGTTGATTCTTATCACAACCTGCGCCTCATCGCCGGTATTAATCCTTTTTCCTCCGAATATGGGCTGAAGGCAGGCGAAACTTTTCAGACTCCGGCATTTATCTACACCTACTCCGAGCAGGGAACCGGTCAGGCGGGCCTTCAGATGCACAACTGGGCGAGAGATTACCGTATTCCCGATGGGAATGGTTCGCGCCTTACCCTGCTCAACAACTGGGAGGCGACATACTTTGACTTTGATGAAAACAAACTGGTCGGACTGTTTCAGGGAGCAAAAAAACTGGGAGTAGATATGTTTTTGCTCGATGACGGCTGGTTTGGCAACAAATACCCCCGCAACGGCGACAACGCCGGACTGGGCGACTGGCAGGAAAACCGCAAAAAACTTCCCCACGGCATCGGTTATCTGGTAGCAGAGGCCGAAAAAGCCGGGGTAAAATTTGGTATCTGGGTCGAACCAGAAATGGTCAATCCTAAAAGCGAATTATATGAAAAACATCCCGAATGGGTGATCCGCGAGCCGGAAAGACCGGAGCAATACTTCCGCAACCAACTGGTGCTGGATCTGTCCAATCCTGCGGTTCAAAATTTTGTGTATAGTGTATTGGATACTCTTTTCACCGAAAATCCCACGCTGGCTTTTGTGAAGTGGGACTGCAACGCGGTGATGTTTAATGCCCATTCGGCTTACCTGGAAAAAAAGGGGGAAAAACAGTCGCATCTTTATGTGGACTATGTAAAAGGGCTGTACAGCGTGTTGGAAAGACTCCGCGCCAAATACCCGAAAGTGCCGATGATGTTGTGTTCGGGTGGGGGAGGAAGAGTAGATTATGAAGCACTGAAATACTTCACGGAATTTTGGCTCAGCGACAATACCGATCCGCTGGAGAGAGTGTTTATTCAGTGGGAATATTCATTTTTTTACCCGATGATCTCGCAGTGCAATCACGTGACAGACTGGAGCAAAGTGGGGCTGAAATACCGGACAGATGTAGCGATGATGGGCAAACTCGGCTACGATATAGTGGTAGATCAACTGGACGAAAAAGATTTGCAGTTTAGTCAGGAAGCGGTGAAAAATTACCAGTCCATCAGCGATGTAGTCTGGCATGGCGATTTTTACCGGCTGGTGAGTCCGTGGGAAAATCCGTTTGCCTCGATGATGAGTGTGAGCAAAAACCAGGATAGGGCGGTGGTGTTTAATTACCTGGTAACCAACCGGTTTGACTTCACCTATTCCACTCTGCCGGTGAAACTAAAGGGCCTTGATCTCGCAAAAAAATACCGACTGAAGGAATTAAATGTTTACCCCGGCACGCGGTCATTGATAGATACGGAAGCCATTTATTCAGGAGAATTTCTGATGAATGTAGGATTTAATCCAACCATGAGCCTGCGGCGGACGAGCGTGATTGTGGAAGTAGAGGAGGTGAAGTAAATTTACGGAGAATTGGAAATAACCACGGAGAACACGGAGAACACGGAGAACACGGAGAATTTTTTAATACCCTCCGTGTTTCTCTGTGGTTAAAACTCAATTTTGAAGAAGTAATGCACAGGTTTTAATATTACATCCGCTTTATTTATTCCATCTTCTCACAAAAAACAATAAATTCGGTCAACCAATGACCTATGAATCACGCCTCACGCTATCTGCTTACTGCTACCGGCAAAATCCTGCTGCTTTTTCTTGCTTTCAGCCTCCTACATTGTGCTCCTGAACACGGTCTCCCACCCGGCGACCCCGACAATGGCGGTCTCCTCCTTCCCGACGGCTTTGAAGCCGTGGTTGTGGTGGACAGCGTGCCCGGAAAAGTCCGCCATCTGGCGGTCAATACCAATGGCTACATTTACGCCAAAATCCGCTTCTCCGATGAGAAGGGTGGGGTAGTCGCCCTCCGCGACAACGACTACGACGGCAAAGCCGACGAAATGGAATTTTTTGGTAAATACCCCCATGAGGGGAAGTGGAGTCTGCAAACCGGTGCCCGCATCTACAACGGCTACCTTTACTTTACCACCGAACTCGAAGTATTTCGGATGAAACTTCCCCGCTGGGGACTCGTGCCGACAGGCGAGATGGAACTCGTCATCAAAGACGACCATGAGCACGGACGGCACGAACATATAGCCAAACCCATTACTTTTGACAATCAGGGGCATATTTACGTTCCTTTCGGCGCGCCTTCCAATGCCTGTCAGGAACCCAAACGCACCCCTGAAAAACCAGGCCTCGATCCATGTCCGCAGTTGGAAGACCACGCAGGCATCTGGCGGTTTGACGCAAACAAACTCAACCAGACACAAAAAGACGGATACAGATTTGCCACCGGCATTCGCAGCGTGGTAGGGCTGGACTGGAATTTCCAGGACAGCCAGCTTTACGTCGTGCTTCACGGGCGTGACGACTTGTTGCGGTTGTGGCCGAAAGTCTATTCTCCCTGGCAGAGCGCGGTTCTGCCTGCGGAAGAATTTGTACGAGCAACAGAAGGATCAAATTTTGGCTGGCCTTATTGCTATTACGACCAGATTCAGGGCAAAAAAGTGCTGGGCCCGGAATATGGTGGCGATGGGATAAAAGTGGAGCGATGTGCAGATTTTGACGATCCGCTGATCGGTTTCCCAGGGCATTGGGCGCCCAACGATATGATGTTTTACACCGGGGAGATGTTTCCGGAGCGGTATAAAAGCGGCGCGTTTATAGCGTTTCACGGCTCTACGAATCGCGCGCCGTATCCGCAGTCGGGGTATTTTGTAGCATTTGTGCCTTTTGAGAACGGCAATCCTACGGGCGAATGGGAGATATTTGCCGACGGATTTGCAGGCGTTGATCCGATTGTAAGCGTGAGTGATGCCGTTTATCGACCCATGGGCCTGGCGATGGGGCCGGATGGATCGCTGTACATCGGCGACACCGAAAAAGGCAAAATCTGGCGGGTGATGTATAAAGGAGACAAAGCGGCATTTGGCAGCAGTGAACTGGCGGCGATGGAAGCCCGCAAAAAAATGTCGCATATCCGCACGCCGGATCAGATCGAAGACAATTTGCAGAGAGACGAAACAGCACCCGGGGCTGCCACATATTTCCAGTATTGCGGTATATGTCATCAGGCCAACGGCGAAGGCGCATCGGGGCGATTCCCCCCGCTTAAAGGCACCGAGTGGGTAACCGGCGACAAAGATCGGCTGATCGGCATCGTCCTCAACGGAGTAGAGGAACCCCTCGAAGTCAACGGCGAGACCTACACCAATCCTATGCCCCAGCACAGCTTCCTCAGCGACAAAGAGCTAGCCGATGTACTCACCTACATCCGCAGCAACTTTGGAAATGAGGCGGAGGCGGTGACGGAGAAGGAGGTGAAGGCAGTGAGGGGGCGGAAATAACCGGAGGTATAAAGAAAGAGTAGACTAAATCTACATTATAAACAACTCTATATGCTAAAAATATTATATTTTTTTTTGGCTCAAAAGTAAACCATTTGATAAATATTTAATTATATTTGTTCAAATAATGGCTCTTTTATGGACAATACTAAAAAAAATATCTATTCAGGCGATGATGATGACCTTTTAATGCAGGAGATATATAAGTACCTCGGGGAGGATTTGGAGATCAATCTAAAGACCTTGATGGAAAATAAAAAGGTGCAGTTTGGGATTTCTTCAGACCGGCAATTGAGTCAAATAATTGGGATTGACCGAAATACTATAGGGCGTATATTAAACGGGGAGGTGCAAAAAGTTGATATATTGTCAATTTTAAAAATCAACCAATTTTTAGGCATTCCCTTAAATCGGTTGATTCAGATTTATGTGGCTTCAATGCAATCAGGCTCAGTCGCGGAATTAGAAGCCGTGCGAAAGAAAACATTTATTATCGAAAATTTTGACCTCAATTCTTTAAAAAAAATTGGGTTCATCGAAACTACAACCGATTTTGATCAAATAGAACACCGAATTTGTAGTTTTTTTGGTCTTGAAAGCCTTTTCCAATTCAAACAGGAGATCGGAAATGTCTTATTCAGCCGCACCAAAAACGCATCAGATGACAAAATTCGTGAGTTTTGGGTCAGATGCGCCTTTACGCAGTTTGAAAGAATCAATAATCCCAACAATTTTGAAGCGACTCTGGTTGAAAAATTCGCTACTAAAATACGGCTTCACACCCGGCAGGAAGAAACTGGTTTGATAACGGTTCTTCGGGCTTTATATTCTTTGGGTGTGACGGTAATTGTGCAATCCTATCTTTCAAAGATTCAGATTCGGGGAGCGACATTTTCAGTAAATGGAAAACCCTGTATTGTTATTACCGACTATCGGAAATCATATGATACCCTATGGTTTTCGCTGATGCATGAATTGGCTCACGTTATCTATGACTTTGAAGATATTAAGTCAATGAAATACCATCTAACAGGAGGGATTCCGGATTTATTTATTACGGAAGAGCAAGAAGGAGTAGCTGATTATTTTGCCCGACAATTACTGGTGTCCGATGATAAACTAAACTATATATTACCGTTTATAGACACCCCAACTATTGTAAATGATTATGCAAAAAAAATAGGTGTTCACCCAGCATTGATATATGGGTTTTATTGTTGGGATCAATCTTCCCGAGACAGAGAGATATACGCAAAATATGCTTCTTACATCCCTAAATCAACCCAAGCGGTTCGATTGATGAAATCAAATCCCTGGGAAAAAACCAATCTGTTTGAGCAGGTAGAATACATAAAAGCACAACTTCAAAATTTTTAATTTTTATGGAAGAAAATAAAAAGAAAACCCAACTGACTGCGGAAGAGAAACGCAAGAGGATTCAGGAATTGGCTGCGAGTCAAAAAGAGACGGCATCTCCCCAGTTATCACTTGATTTGGAGCTTGAAGATGAAGATGGGGAATTTGATACATCGGTTCTAAGGGACACCCAAAACCCGGAATTATCCTATAAACTCTATTATGAAATCAGAAGGCTTCTTATGTCTTATCTTCCAAAAGGATCCGAGCATAAAAAACTGCGAGGCTTTATCTATGAAGAGAAAAATATTTTTCTAAACCGGGGTAAACAAAAAGATGCACAAGGTTTCAGAGGTAGTGATGGAAGAATGAGTTATATTAGTTCATCTTTGGAAATTGCGTTGGAGGCAGTCAAAGAATGGATCAAAACAGGACCAGAGCCAACAGCGATATGGGAAAAATTTAATGAATTGAACGAGAAGTTTAAAGAGGAGAAAGATGAGACTTCCTGACCAGTTATCATTAGGGAATTATGTTTTTAAAATTGGATGTATTATACGATTCTTCAGAGCCAAAAACTTTTAAGCCACCCACGGCAGAGGAAATATCAGTTTACCTTGAGCGCAAATAAACCTACCTTGCCAAAGCGCTCGAAATTGCCCAACATATCGCAGATTGGAGTAAAATCGCCAAAAAACTCGCTTCTTTTGAAAGGCTGAAAAGATTTGCAGAAGAAGTGTGCGGGTGAATTAGGATGGTACCTGTACTGTTCCCAAATAATGACAATTTGTCATTCTATGCTTTTTGGGCATAGCTATTGAATTTAGTTATAAAAACTAAATTTAATATCATGTCCCAAACAAACTTCAACAAATTCCATGAAAAGATTCGTCTTACTTTTGAGGAATCAAGTGCTTTACGTGAAAAGCGTGATCTTTTAGTAGAAGAAATCCGCAAAGACATCAAAGCAAAATTTGACAGCCTACCCATCAAAACACCCAGATTTGAGGTTTTTAATCAGGGGAGTTATTATATAGGCACTGGGATCAAACCCTTACCCGATGAAGATTATGATATTGATATTGGATTGCAGTTTCATTTCACAAGAGAAGACCATAAACCCGTTGAGGTAAAACAGTGGATTTACGATGCCCTGTCAAAAAACCCCAACCGAAAG
The DNA window shown above is from Bacteroidia bacterium and carries:
- a CDS encoding winged helix DNA-binding domain-containing protein gives rise to the protein MTDNLTQISHIRLASQQIPSTTLKTIPEMISWMGAMQAQDYPMAKWAMGIRLPGTTDVEIESAINTAAIIRTHVMRPTWHFVSPEDVYWMLALTGPRIKASMKSRHIQLELTEEILRKCYQVLEKSLEGGNHLTRDEIVKEFERAGVVVDNSRAAHIMMRAEIEMLVCNGVVKGKKQTYALLEERVPMVKKRQEEEALAKLAEKYFFSHGPATLQDFIWWSGLTTTSARKAWEMIRPDLEVIKDNTGQVYGFLPKYRAAPTSNFRVYLLPAFDEYYVSYKDRRAAISSEDFVKAVSNNGVFRPIVVVNGEIRGIWNRTAKKNHLEVKAQFFRPPEPEILAETEKSARVYGRFCGFDVTAFEYE
- a CDS encoding PQQ-dependent sugar dehydrogenase gives rise to the protein MNHASRYLLTATGKILLLFLAFSLLHCAPEHGLPPGDPDNGGLLLPDGFEAVVVVDSVPGKVRHLAVNTNGYIYAKIRFSDEKGGVVALRDNDYDGKADEMEFFGKYPHEGKWSLQTGARIYNGYLYFTTELEVFRMKLPRWGLVPTGEMELVIKDDHEHGRHEHIAKPITFDNQGHIYVPFGAPSNACQEPKRTPEKPGLDPCPQLEDHAGIWRFDANKLNQTQKDGYRFATGIRSVVGLDWNFQDSQLYVVLHGRDDLLRLWPKVYSPWQSAVLPAEEFVRATEGSNFGWPYCYYDQIQGKKVLGPEYGGDGIKVERCADFDDPLIGFPGHWAPNDMMFYTGEMFPERYKSGAFIAFHGSTNRAPYPQSGYFVAFVPFENGNPTGEWEIFADGFAGVDPIVSVSDAVYRPMGLAMGPDGSLYIGDTEKGKIWRVMYKGDKAAFGSSELAAMEARKKMSHIRTPDQIEDNLQRDETAPGAATYFQYCGICHQANGEGASGRFPPLKGTEWVTGDKDRLIGIVLNGVEEPLEVNGETYTNPMPQHSFLSDKELADVLTYIRSNFGNEAEAVTEKEVKAVRGRK
- a CDS encoding alpha-galactosidase, which translates into the protein MRFVRIFLLLISVFSLGNLYSQTPVTIPVETNDYALVLQTDDHQRVNTVYFGKKLHSATEYATISSLYRMNDNNAGIYTNAYTPSGTFNLVEPALSIEHADGNLSTDLHYVSHTTTSQGDNVSLTTIHLKDPLYPVEVMLFYKSYHKENVIEQWAEIKNGGKKTITLEKYASANLYFTSQNYYLRHYHGNWAREMKPEETLLTAGIKTLDSKLGSRANLYQPPTFSVSFDRPATEEDGKVMLGTLAWSGNFKMDFEVDSYHNLRLIAGINPFSSEYGLKAGETFQTPAFIYTYSEQGTGQAGLQMHNWARDYRIPDGNGSRLTLLNNWEATYFDFDENKLVGLFQGAKKLGVDMFLLDDGWFGNKYPRNGDNAGLGDWQENRKKLPHGIGYLVAEAEKAGVKFGIWVEPEMVNPKSELYEKHPEWVIREPERPEQYFRNQLVLDLSNPAVQNFVYSVLDTLFTENPTLAFVKWDCNAVMFNAHSAYLEKKGEKQSHLYVDYVKGLYSVLERLRAKYPKVPMMLCSGGGGRVDYEALKYFTEFWLSDNTDPLERVFIQWEYSFFYPMISQCNHVTDWSKVGLKYRTDVAMMGKLGYDIVVDQLDEKDLQFSQEAVKNYQSISDVVWHGDFYRLVSPWENPFASMMSVSKNQDRAVVFNYLVTNRFDFTYSTLPVKLKGLDLAKKYRLKELNVYPGTRSLIDTEAIYSGEFLMNVGFNPTMSLRRTSVIVEVEEVK
- a CDS encoding GNAT family protein, whose translation is MDFILRPWTTEDLGSLLRYADNYNIAKNLTNKFPHPYTEEAGRNFIAFATSRNPVHILAIDINGEAIGATGIHQQEDIMCRNAEMGYWLAEPFWGKGIVTEVVKQMVGYGFANFDIDRIYARPFGSNIGSQRVLEKAGFTLEARLEKTLYKWGRYEDDLIYAVRRTT
- a CDS encoding HAD-IIIC family phosphatase, with protein sequence MNETFTARSLSKHAGAVDPETCKISCRLAILGYRSTQFLSKFIKEAGLISGIRVELYEAGYDQVEMEIINPASGLYKFAPQVVLIVNSLSKLHNQFYDLSGDEKRLFSSRILDTFAHLSATILSQTTSRIFITNLEDKPDGVFGNFSNKTRASFSNQIRRINVGFMDLAEAESNLHVVDVAALSGLLGIEKFEDRGLYLAADIPYTLDTEAKIAVECVSMIQVMMGHIRKCLIMDLDNTLWGGTVGDDGIEGITIGPAGPGKAFTELQKWIKQLKERGIMLAVCSKNEETLAKEVFLTRGEMILRLDDIAAFVANWNNKADNIRHIQQLLNIGFDSMVFLDDNPAERTLIRHTLPEVLVPELPADPAHYLPFLSRMNLFETPSFSSQDQTRTQQYQTESQRKAVASSYTDMDSFLQSLEMKGQIVPFQDIHIPRIAQLSQRSNQFNLRTIRYSEAEVKHIQASPGYLHFSVSLEDKFGSYGLISIVVMKQIDDRSLFIENWLMSCRVMQRGVERFVLNKLVQKAKDMGFERLTGEYLPTDKNNPVENHYQTLGFTKNEQGLWELSPADFILLKHHISEESTIG
- a CDS encoding XRE family transcriptional regulator — translated: MDNTKKNIYSGDDDDLLMQEIYKYLGEDLEINLKTLMENKKVQFGISSDRQLSQIIGIDRNTIGRILNGEVQKVDILSILKINQFLGIPLNRLIQIYVASMQSGSVAELEAVRKKTFIIENFDLNSLKKIGFIETTTDFDQIEHRICSFFGLESLFQFKQEIGNVLFSRTKNASDDKIREFWVRCAFTQFERINNPNNFEATLVEKFATKIRLHTRQEETGLITVLRALYSLGVTVIVQSYLSKIQIRGATFSVNGKPCIVITDYRKSYDTLWFSLMHELAHVIYDFEDIKSMKYHLTGGIPDLFITEEQEGVADYFARQLLVSDDKLNYILPFIDTPTIVNDYAKKIGVHPALIYGFYCWDQSSRDREIYAKYASYIPKSTQAVRLMKSNPWEKTNLFEQVEYIKAQLQNF
- a CDS encoding VOC family protein — its product is MRFHHIGLVVPNIQNSLKDLKHFIPFTETSIPTLIGSQKVNVCFLNMENGFIELIEPIGGDSPVSAYAGSGGGIHHICFEVPDIYAAVEEMKNKGAKVIVEPVSGFENRLIAFVFLNMKNTNCNLIELAEGKSRNTPQSLKADE